GGGTAGTCTACTAACTTTTGATATAATAAAAGAAACATTAACTATAATGGTTGAAAAGACTCTTTAATCCTTATGGGTGGGGAGCGTTTGCTGCAGTATGCAAACTATGTTTTTTGCAGTCTTGTGCAAAAAGCTTTTTGATGATAAACTTTGCTTCTGAACTTGGGGATCTTAAGGGGTTTACCCCTTAACGTATGGGTGAATAGACGCTAACACAAGTTTTAGAGTTACTAAAGACAATACAAATTTAATCTTTTTAGGAGGCGTTAATGCATGAACAAAATTATAAAAGAAATAAAAGTCGATAACGTTGAAATTAAATTGGTATCTGGTGATATAACTATCGAAGAAACAGACGCCATTGTAAATGCTGCTAATTCACATTTGCAACATGGTGGTGGAGTAGCCGGAGTAATATCAAGAAAAGGAGGACCAGATATTCAAAAAGAATCGAACGAATACATTAAAAAATACGGTAAAGTCGAAACGGGAAAAGTTGCTGTTACAACTGGAGGAAAACTAAAATGCAAATACATAATTCACGCCGTTGGGCCTATTTGGAGAGGAGGCAGTCAAAAAGAAGAAAAGTTATTGTACGATGCCGTGTTCAATTCTTTGAAAAAAGCAGAAGAATTAAAATTAAATTCAATAGCTTTGCCTGCAATAAGTGCTGGTATATACGGTTATCCAATAGAAAAAGCGGTTCCAGTTTACAAAAAAGCAGTCTATGATTTTATAAATACCAATCCACAATTTTTAAAGGAAATCAGATTTGTAATATATGGCGAAGACCACTTGGATTATTTTTTGAAAGAATTTTGAGAATATGAGTTTTCTAAGAACAGTTTACTATTATTACTCTCTACGTAAAAATCTTAATTGTTCAAGAAAAAAGATATTAGAATTAAGAGAAAAGAAATTTAGAAAGATATTAAAATATGCCTATAGAAAAATACCTTTTTATAAAGATTTTTATGGATCTTACGGAATAAAAGAAAACATGCTGAAAGAGATTCCCATAAACGAATTACCAATGATCAATAAAAACCTTATAATTGATGATTTTAATAAGTTCTTTAAAGATAACCAAATTACTAAAAGCAAAGTGGAAAACTTTTTAAAAAATAATCCGAATCCAACTTCTTTACTTTTTAACAAGTATCATGTAATACACAGTTCTGGAACAACCGGAATGGTTGGATATTATTTGTATAGTGAAAGAGAATGGGATTTCATTAAAGCTATTTCAACAAGGATGTTTTCAAATTTTACTCTCAAAAGAAAGAAATATGCCTTTATAGGCGCAGTTGATGGACATTATGCTGCCATAAGTTTGTTCCTCTCTCCACTAAATCAACCTGAGAAGTTTTTCTATAAAGATTACATGGTAATGGATATAAACAAACCTATCAAAACCTACTTAAAAAAGCTTAACGATTTTCAACCTGATAATCTCACAGGGTATCCCTTTGGAATAAGATCTTTGGCTCAGTTTCAAAATGAAGGTCTTTTGAATATTCACCCAGAAGTGATAGTTTGTGGAGGAGAACCTTTATTAAAAAATGTGAAACAGTTTTTAAAAGAGATTTGGAAGGATGCTGAAATAGTGGATAGTTATGCAACTTCTGAGTCATTGGCGATGGGTGTTTCTAGGGAAGATTTAAAAGGTATGTACATATACGATGATGCAGTTTACATTGAAATCAAAGAGGATAGAACAATTTTGACAAACTTGTACAATTACACCCAACCTATAATAAGGTATGAATTAACAGATATCCTAAAAAAATCAAAAAATAACGAAAGGAAATGGCCCTTTACAAAGATTGAACAAGTTATTGGAAGAAATGAGTTAATTCCATTTTTTATAAATGAAAACGGTGAAAAAGACTTCATTCATTCAATCGTTATAGCTGAATTTTTTGTTAAAGGAGTGACTAAGTTTCAATTCGTTCAAAAGAATCAATCATTTTTTGTCTTTAAAATAGTCGTTTCACAAAAAGAATATTCAGATAAAATCGTAGAAGAAGTTAGAAATAAACTTACCGATATCCTAGAGAAGAAAAAAATGAAAAACGTCAATTTTGATGTAAAAATCGTGGAAGATATCAAGCCAGATGAAAAGACCGGAAAATATAAATTAATTTTAATTGAGTGAAAAATCAAAAGAAAAGAAGGTGTTTCACATGGCAAATTTATACTTAATAGACGGCTCAGGAATAGCATATAGAGCTTTTTTTGCGCTGGGGGACTGGATGAGCACTTCGGATGGTTTGCCGACAAACGCTATCTACGGAGTAGCTCGAATGCTTCTAAAGTTACTCAAAGAATACGTTAAAAAAGGCGAAGATTCAATAATATTTGTTATGGACAAAAAAACCACTACTTATAGAAATGAATTGCTAAAAACCTATAAGGCCCAAAGACCGGAAACACCCGAAAAATATATACAACAGATCCCGTACATATACGAAATGGTGGAAAAATTAGGTATAAAATTAGTGGCTATGGATAATTACGAAGCCGACGATGTTATAGCCACGATAGTGTCAAAAAAGAAAAGAAACTATGAGAAGGTTTATATAATCACCTCGGATAAAGATATGATGCAGCTTGTTAAGGATAATGTATATATTTTGAGGCCAGAAAAAGGAATAACAGAAATGGTTTTCTACGATGCACACCAAGTAGAAAAAAAGATGGGGGTTCCTCCAGAACAAATAGCTGATTTACTGGCTTTGATGGGGGATAGTTCTGACAACATCCCAGGAGTAAAAGGCATTGGAATAAAAACAGCCCAAAAATTGTTGCAAGATTACAAGGATTTAGATGATTTGTATCAACATTTGGATGAAATAAAAGGATCTACAAAAAACAAACTAAAAAACGAAAAGGAAACCGCATATCTGAGTAAAAAATTAGTCCAATTGTTGGTAGATGCACCGATAGATGAAATATTTGAAGATAAAGAAATTATATATCAAGGATTCAAAGACGACCTACGAGATTTTCTCAAAAAGTTGGAGTTTAATTCAATATTAAAAGAGTTAGATGTACCTGACACATCTAGTAACTCCTCTAAAATGGTAATGAAAACAAAAACAGAAAAAAAAGATTATTCATCAAAAGGTAAGTATTACGAATATAACGCACACGACTACAAAAAACTATTAAAAACCTTAAAGAAATATGAAATAATATCTTTTGACCTTGAAACTTCTTCTCTTGATCCATATCAAGCAGATATAGTGGGAATCGCTTTAAGCTGGAACCCATTTGAAGGATATTTTTTGTATCTGTACAAAGAAAAAGACAGGTGGGAAATAACAAAGGAGATAGTCAATCTTTTAAACAATAAAAAGGTCATTGGCCAAAATTTAAAATACGATATAACGGTTTTGAAAGTAAATGGAATTGAATTAAACAAAGTATATTTTGACAGTATGATAGCTGCTTATTTGTTGAATCCGGATAGCAGAAGGTTCAATATGGATGATCTCGCCAAAGAATATTTGGATTATAAAACAACTAAATATAAAGAAGTTATGGGAAAAGATATCAAACTGTTAACCCTTGGAGATATCGATAAGAAAAAAGTTGTTGAGTACGCAGCAGAAGACGCGGATATTGCATATCGACTATTTGAAGTATTAATGCCCAAACTAGAAGAATTTGAACTAAATGAATTGTTTGAAAAAATTGAAGTGTCAACTATAAATGTTTTATCAGAAATGGAAATGAATGGTGTGTATTTTGATTTAAAAGAACTTAAAAAATTGGAAGAGGAATACGACAAGA
The Petrotoga miotherma DSM 10691 DNA segment above includes these coding regions:
- a CDS encoding macro domain-containing protein produces the protein MNKIIKEIKVDNVEIKLVSGDITIEETDAIVNAANSHLQHGGGVAGVISRKGGPDIQKESNEYIKKYGKVETGKVAVTTGGKLKCKYIIHAVGPIWRGGSQKEEKLLYDAVFNSLKKAEELKLNSIALPAISAGIYGYPIEKAVPVYKKAVYDFINTNPQFLKEIRFVIYGEDHLDYFLKEF
- a CDS encoding phenylacetate--CoA ligase family protein, with amino-acid sequence MSFLRTVYYYYSLRKNLNCSRKKILELREKKFRKILKYAYRKIPFYKDFYGSYGIKENMLKEIPINELPMINKNLIIDDFNKFFKDNQITKSKVENFLKNNPNPTSLLFNKYHVIHSSGTTGMVGYYLYSEREWDFIKAISTRMFSNFTLKRKKYAFIGAVDGHYAAISLFLSPLNQPEKFFYKDYMVMDINKPIKTYLKKLNDFQPDNLTGYPFGIRSLAQFQNEGLLNIHPEVIVCGGEPLLKNVKQFLKEIWKDAEIVDSYATSESLAMGVSREDLKGMYIYDDAVYIEIKEDRTILTNLYNYTQPIIRYELTDILKKSKNNERKWPFTKIEQVIGRNELIPFFINENGEKDFIHSIVIAEFFVKGVTKFQFVQKNQSFFVFKIVVSQKEYSDKIVEEVRNKLTDILEKKKMKNVNFDVKIVEDIKPDEKTGKYKLILIE
- the polA gene encoding DNA polymerase I gives rise to the protein MANLYLIDGSGIAYRAFFALGDWMSTSDGLPTNAIYGVARMLLKLLKEYVKKGEDSIIFVMDKKTTTYRNELLKTYKAQRPETPEKYIQQIPYIYEMVEKLGIKLVAMDNYEADDVIATIVSKKKRNYEKVYIITSDKDMMQLVKDNVYILRPEKGITEMVFYDAHQVEKKMGVPPEQIADLLALMGDSSDNIPGVKGIGIKTAQKLLQDYKDLDDLYQHLDEIKGSTKNKLKNEKETAYLSKKLVQLLVDAPIDEIFEDKEIIYQGFKDDLRDFLKKLEFNSILKELDVPDTSSNSSKMVMKTKTEKKDYSSKGKYYEYNAHDYKKLLKTLKKYEIISFDLETSSLDPYQADIVGIALSWNPFEGYFLYLYKEKDRWEITKEIVNLLNNKKVIGQNLKYDITVLKVNGIELNKVYFDSMIAAYLLNPDSRRFNMDDLAKEYLDYKTTKYKEVMGKDIKLLTLGDIDKKKVVEYAAEDADIAYRLFEVLMPKLEEFELNELFEKIEVSTINVLSEMEMNGVYFDLKELKKLEEEYDKKLNSLMNEMKKIVGYDFNPNSPKQVRELLFENLGLKGKRKTKSGSYSTDADSLEALRDEHPIIEKLLEYRKYQKLLSTYIIAIPKLVNKKTGRVHTSFNQTGTATGRLSSSDPNLQNLPIREEDGERIRSAVKAQRDDYVLLSADYSQIELRVLAHLTNDETLINAFNKGEDIHALTAAAIFGVKIDDVDYNMRRVGKVVNFSLVYGSSPYGLAENLKIPVEDAKDFMNRYFKTYQKVKEYQESSLKVATQKGYVETIFGRKRFLKNITTGKSELKRIVINTPIQGSAADIMKLAMINLYKKLPKEAKLILQVHDEVVIELPKEIVEETKKTVQDCMENAVKLKIPLKVDISVGKNWQK